In a single window of the Roseiconus lacunae genome:
- a CDS encoding SHD1 domain-containing protein → MRLWLMFALMTLAFSFRSIAVGREWIDLTGKHRVEAELVAVRGQTVILERADGRIVSLPIDRLSRSDQAFLRKKQSELSPESSETDSDGGQAAPPKDASSPSAAMAVLKKYCHRCHGLNQSDEGGFDSVLDRDQLVTSGMITARNEAKSPLFQRLISQDSPMPPEGEPAPSEHEIAVIRNWIRGGAAPVESNRPSRLTTHEMVFKQIALDVQKLAAADRSFVRYFSIVNLANAGMPKKGQAIYRSALAKLINSLSWNRRLASLDPVDRDEHVFRIDLRDLGWTSKDWDEILSSHPHGVVPDGTDAAMVLKATETEMPIVRADWFLHVASRPPLYHSLAQIPSSDKRLEELLRVDVLQNIKDGRVVRAGFSRSGVSQNNRMIERHESVFGAYWKSYDFAGNTGRKNLFQNPLGPGVSAGTFAHDGGEIIFQLPNGMLGFMLTDHVGGRIDRGPINIVSDPRQGDKTVINGVSCMSCHFGGFIQKTDEVRRQVLANRNVYPKANEILALYQEPAMMARSMQQDTRLYLDALASDEIGIQNPTLAGEPIQMTSRRYQREVNLNTAAAELGIAARQLQRELAGMKDENLARILGALKVPGGVVKRETFDQTYAALASVLGIGKLTGTASRIAAIVRPSARREGNRPGVAGEWAFAFNRGKQHLDAKEWNQAQEQLELAASLAPDAALRATIFQMLVQIYERGESFDDLLEAHLAIIDAQSNPTNIEFSISNLFRSAKAFADRSPVSQHAWQEKMVYKLQVTLPESISNQIDAKLQNRLSRNESDAIALRALKFLVDRIHEDPDRKLEVFAKLYELSGDALDATEKLALAQLQIDRGDARQGALLLGDLATSKPPEERLRLRLIEAKAWTKVSDAEKAKQTLLRAKREVEGTSTKVSLHYLIELSEQFAQLPDRDSAIAVLTTALKNEKTPHQIRDLQNRIERLSAIGTPIDPVATLPNSLGDTNATTPTMPIVEDGNLANLDSAGGQAKPMAPNEVTGTTALPAQTQALLDPNRALRAEAEQHEKLARNSPSIRFSSMSKAAQAWIQAGEIERAKKAIESAVTGLRSKTSSGKHRDHETLSDLYEQVEMKLDALTQLQHALRVVDSEHDVEKLQNKASALLTAIGTLDSQQQQELQPLLDPSYRYRIAAKLYETRSSSTPHITAMNLTRAAGKWLEADAVDEVERVGKEIETAIAKIPTAARYGPHEQLYAKIASVYEAAGLNESAVRCYAHAVEHATQDRQAQRYHQSASVLAEKNNLTLPTFDPEVAKKLDPLNEHRVKAQEQEDKAKENQSSIAYTYWQRAAESWLKAEEHERAIAAYRHVVDHYKQKDRSSEYDFTRIAEFYLKLGEKRLAIEAYQTALRKTRSDYSKKRIIEAINAAKKD, encoded by the coding sequence ATGCGTTTGTGGTTGATGTTCGCCTTGATGACGCTAGCCTTCAGTTTTCGATCGATCGCGGTGGGTCGCGAGTGGATCGACTTGACAGGGAAGCATCGCGTCGAAGCTGAACTCGTCGCCGTCCGCGGCCAAACGGTGATTTTGGAACGAGCCGACGGCCGGATTGTGAGCCTACCCATCGATCGGCTCAGTCGATCCGACCAAGCGTTCTTGCGAAAGAAGCAATCCGAGTTATCGCCAGAGAGTTCAGAGACCGACAGCGACGGCGGTCAAGCTGCGCCCCCCAAAGACGCGAGTTCTCCCTCCGCAGCGATGGCCGTGCTGAAAAAGTATTGCCATCGCTGTCATGGACTAAATCAGTCCGACGAAGGAGGTTTCGATTCAGTCCTGGATCGCGATCAGTTAGTCACGTCAGGAATGATCACCGCTCGCAATGAAGCGAAGTCACCTCTTTTCCAACGATTGATTTCCCAGGACTCACCAATGCCGCCGGAAGGAGAGCCGGCACCTAGTGAGCACGAAATCGCGGTCATCCGCAATTGGATTCGTGGCGGAGCGGCTCCGGTGGAAAGCAATCGCCCTTCGCGATTGACAACACATGAGATGGTTTTCAAGCAGATCGCGCTGGACGTACAAAAACTGGCGGCTGCTGATCGGTCCTTCGTTCGGTATTTCTCGATCGTTAATTTGGCGAACGCCGGAATGCCGAAAAAGGGGCAAGCGATTTACCGCTCGGCACTGGCGAAACTGATCAACAGCCTTTCATGGAATCGTCGCCTAGCCTCTCTCGATCCTGTCGATCGCGACGAGCACGTGTTTCGAATCGATCTTCGTGACCTTGGCTGGACCAGTAAAGATTGGGATGAAATTTTATCGTCTCACCCTCATGGCGTCGTCCCCGACGGCACCGATGCGGCCATGGTGCTCAAGGCGACCGAGACAGAGATGCCGATCGTACGAGCCGATTGGTTTCTGCACGTCGCCTCGCGGCCGCCGCTGTACCATTCACTCGCTCAGATCCCAAGTTCTGACAAACGGCTCGAAGAACTGCTTCGCGTCGACGTGCTGCAAAACATCAAGGACGGTCGCGTGGTCCGCGCGGGGTTTTCTCGATCGGGGGTGTCGCAAAACAATCGAATGATCGAGCGGCATGAGTCCGTTTTCGGGGCTTATTGGAAAAGCTATGACTTTGCGGGTAATACGGGACGCAAGAATCTGTTTCAAAATCCGCTTGGCCCCGGAGTATCTGCCGGCACGTTCGCCCACGATGGGGGCGAAATCATCTTTCAACTGCCCAACGGAATGCTTGGATTCATGTTGACCGATCACGTCGGTGGACGTATCGACCGCGGTCCGATCAATATTGTCAGCGACCCACGTCAAGGCGACAAAACCGTGATCAATGGCGTGTCTTGCATGTCATGCCATTTCGGTGGTTTCATTCAAAAGACAGATGAAGTTCGCCGCCAAGTACTCGCTAACCGGAACGTCTATCCCAAAGCCAATGAAATCCTGGCGCTCTATCAAGAGCCAGCGATGATGGCCCGATCGATGCAACAAGACACACGGCTGTACTTGGATGCTCTGGCAAGCGACGAAATTGGGATTCAAAATCCAACCCTGGCTGGTGAACCGATCCAGATGACTTCACGGCGCTACCAACGCGAAGTAAATTTGAACACGGCAGCAGCGGAACTTGGGATCGCAGCCCGGCAACTACAGCGTGAACTTGCCGGTATGAAAGACGAAAACCTGGCGCGGATCCTCGGCGCATTAAAGGTCCCCGGCGGTGTGGTCAAACGTGAAACTTTTGATCAAACGTATGCCGCGCTAGCCAGCGTACTGGGCATCGGAAAACTTACAGGAACCGCAAGCCGAATTGCCGCCATCGTGCGACCGTCGGCACGTCGCGAGGGTAACCGCCCCGGAGTGGCCGGTGAATGGGCGTTCGCATTCAATCGCGGTAAACAACATCTCGATGCGAAGGAATGGAACCAAGCGCAGGAGCAACTCGAACTCGCCGCATCACTCGCCCCTGATGCGGCCCTTCGAGCGACCATTTTCCAAATGTTGGTTCAGATTTATGAACGTGGGGAGTCTTTCGACGACCTGCTGGAAGCTCATCTTGCGATCATCGACGCTCAGTCAAATCCGACAAACATTGAGTTTTCGATTTCGAATCTTTTCCGATCGGCGAAGGCGTTTGCAGATCGATCGCCAGTCAGTCAGCATGCTTGGCAGGAAAAGATGGTTTACAAATTGCAGGTCACTCTCCCAGAGTCGATTAGCAATCAGATCGATGCCAAACTACAAAATCGCTTGTCGCGCAATGAGTCCGATGCGATCGCCTTACGAGCATTGAAGTTTCTCGTCGACCGGATCCATGAAGATCCTGATCGAAAGCTAGAGGTCTTTGCGAAGCTGTACGAGTTAAGTGGTGACGCTCTGGACGCGACGGAAAAACTTGCGTTGGCACAACTGCAAATCGATCGTGGCGATGCTCGCCAAGGCGCCCTGCTGCTCGGTGATCTGGCGACTTCGAAACCACCTGAAGAACGATTGCGTTTACGGTTGATCGAGGCGAAAGCGTGGACGAAAGTCAGCGATGCAGAGAAGGCGAAGCAAACCTTACTGCGTGCCAAACGCGAGGTCGAAGGGACCTCTACCAAAGTCAGCTTACATTATTTGATCGAGTTGTCGGAGCAGTTTGCGCAGCTCCCCGATCGCGATTCAGCGATCGCAGTTTTGACCACCGCATTGAAAAACGAAAAAACGCCTCATCAAATTCGAGACCTTCAAAATCGGATCGAGCGACTCTCTGCGATCGGCACACCGATCGATCCCGTCGCGACCTTGCCAAACAGCCTCGGCGATACCAATGCTACGACGCCAACGATGCCCATTGTGGAAGACGGCAACTTGGCAAACCTCGACTCGGCTGGCGGCCAGGCGAAACCGATGGCACCGAACGAAGTCACTGGGACCACCGCCTTACCTGCGCAAACGCAGGCCCTGCTGGACCCTAATCGTGCGCTGCGTGCCGAAGCTGAACAGCATGAAAAATTGGCACGGAACAGTCCATCGATTCGCTTTTCATCCATGTCCAAGGCGGCTCAGGCCTGGATTCAAGCAGGTGAGATCGAGCGAGCGAAAAAAGCAATCGAGTCTGCGGTGACCGGCTTGCGTTCGAAAACGAGCAGCGGAAAACATCGCGATCACGAGACGCTTTCGGACTTGTACGAACAGGTCGAAATGAAACTCGATGCGTTGACACAGCTCCAACATGCCTTGCGGGTTGTCGACAGCGAACACGACGTCGAAAAATTGCAGAACAAGGCGTCCGCACTTCTCACCGCCATCGGCACGTTGGACTCACAGCAGCAGCAGGAACTCCAGCCATTACTTGATCCATCGTATCGCTACCGCATCGCGGCAAAGCTATACGAGACACGATCCTCGAGCACACCGCACATTACGGCAATGAACCTGACGCGCGCCGCGGGAAAATGGCTAGAAGCCGACGCTGTCGATGAAGTCGAACGGGTCGGCAAAGAGATCGAAACGGCGATCGCAAAGATCCCCACCGCCGCCCGGTATGGACCGCACGAGCAACTGTACGCAAAAATCGCGAGCGTCTACGAAGCGGCCGGTCTCAATGAATCCGCCGTCCGCTGCTATGCGCATGCCGTCGAACATGCTACCCAAGACCGCCAGGCTCAACGTTACCACCAGTCAGCAAGCGTCTTGGCCGAGAAAAACAATCTGACGCTACCAACGTTTGACCCTGAAGTCGCCAAAAAACTTGACCCGCTGAATGAACATCGCGTCAAAGCTCAAGAGCAGGAAGATAAAGCTAAGGAAAACCAATCGTCCATCGCCTATACCTATTGGCAACGGGCGGCGGAAAGTTGGCTGAAGGCGGAAGAACATGAACGAGCAATCGCCGCCTATCGACATGTCGTCGATCATTACAAACAAAAGGATCGTTCGAGCGAGTATGACTTCACGCGCATCGCAGAGTTCTACCTCAAGCTCGGTGAAAAACGACTCGCAATCGAAGCGTACCAAACTGCGCTGAGAAAAACACGAAGCGACTATAGCAAGAAACGAATCATCGAAGCGATCAACGCAGCGAAAAAGGACTAG
- a CDS encoding glycosyltransferase, which yields MISSMRGGGSERQVLLLAQHLCRDRFDVHLYLSEAAGAFLDHVPVDVTIHVDPKVANGMYFPGRRLRQQISFVRSVIEQHQIDVVYDRTFHMTMLAGPAAVGVRRVSTIVSPPHLAVPFVEHRFVWLKRKRLAKAYRGSDVVVAVSKQAAESAERFYGLPSGSVVVIPNPVSVDWNDSPQAANETALRQQTRLLCVGRMTAEKGHADLIDAMAHAVKSWPATKPPPELRLVGDGPLRFELEQQSHALQLDAVCKFLGKKNDAMNEICAADALILPSRFEGMPNVVLEAMAVGTPVIATRSGGTVELQRDQPTAFWAEVANPKSLGEAILEFSRHPDRAQQHRHSALDLIERHHRLEVILAKIESLLDPR from the coding sequence ATGATCAGCTCGATGCGCGGCGGCGGCAGCGAACGTCAAGTGTTATTGCTTGCCCAGCACCTCTGTCGCGATCGGTTTGACGTGCACTTGTACCTTTCCGAAGCTGCCGGGGCGTTCCTTGACCATGTTCCCGTGGATGTAACCATCCACGTCGATCCCAAGGTGGCAAACGGAATGTACTTTCCGGGACGACGGCTACGTCAACAAATCTCGTTCGTCCGCTCGGTGATTGAGCAACATCAGATCGATGTGGTCTACGATCGAACGTTTCACATGACGATGCTTGCCGGTCCGGCCGCCGTTGGGGTGCGACGTGTTTCAACGATTGTCAGTCCTCCGCATTTGGCCGTTCCTTTTGTCGAGCATCGATTTGTATGGCTTAAACGCAAACGCTTGGCCAAAGCCTACCGTGGATCAGATGTCGTTGTCGCAGTCAGCAAGCAAGCCGCCGAATCTGCAGAACGGTTTTATGGCCTGCCTTCCGGTAGCGTTGTTGTGATCCCAAATCCAGTGTCGGTCGACTGGAATGATTCACCGCAAGCTGCCAACGAAACGGCATTACGCCAGCAAACTCGCTTGCTGTGCGTCGGGCGAATGACGGCCGAAAAGGGGCATGCCGATTTGATCGATGCGATGGCACACGCCGTTAAATCTTGGCCGGCGACAAAGCCACCGCCGGAACTGCGTCTGGTGGGCGATGGCCCGCTGCGATTCGAACTGGAACAACAATCACATGCTTTGCAACTTGATGCGGTTTGCAAATTCCTAGGCAAAAAGAATGACGCAATGAACGAGATCTGTGCCGCCGATGCGTTGATCCTGCCATCACGTTTTGAAGGCATGCCCAACGTCGTTCTCGAAGCGATGGCAGTGGGGACGCCAGTGATCGCTACGCGTTCCGGCGGTACGGTCGAACTTCAGCGTGACCAGCCCACCGCGTTTTGGGCCGAGGTCGCCAATCCAAAGTCACTTGGGGAAGCCATCCTTGAATTCTCACGTCATCCGGATCGCGCCCAACAGCACCGGCACAGCGCGCTGGACCTGATCGAACGGCATCATCGATTGGAAGTTATACTTGCGAAAATCGAGTCTCTGCTTGATCCAAGATAA
- a CDS encoding endonuclease/exonuclease/phosphatase family protein: MILRLLACALMTGLSFSTALSQQDAPQRIRIATYNVSLYGKEAAEIRQRLSSADDTQAKDIARVVQTVRPDILLVNELDYDKDAQVATLLAKNYFAVGQSVADNETLRGIDYPYVYSAPSNTGVDSSLDLNKDGQLQTANDAFGYGIYPGQYAMTIYSRFPIQDDQRRTFQTLKWSAMPGAIRPSSEGASYYRDSTWRQLRLSSKNHLDVPVQVGKQTIHVLASHPTPPVFDGPEDRNGARNHDEVMFWVHYIDAKSQDADSTWIVDDLGNVGGLSSTEPFVVMGDLNADPVDGNSRREAIRQLISHPRVNDVEPKATEEAISTRRSRYRGRGDLATKTADWGRNLMRVDYVLPSVHLNVVGSGVFWPGDDDPREKWIRASDHRLVWIEVQLP; this comes from the coding sequence ATGATCCTCCGATTGCTCGCTTGTGCTCTGATGACCGGCCTTTCGTTTTCAACCGCGCTGTCCCAGCAAGACGCTCCACAACGGATTCGTATCGCGACATACAACGTTTCGCTTTATGGAAAAGAAGCTGCGGAGATTCGGCAGCGGTTGTCTTCGGCGGATGACACGCAAGCGAAAGATATCGCTCGAGTCGTTCAGACGGTTCGTCCCGACATTTTATTGGTTAACGAACTCGACTACGACAAAGATGCTCAAGTCGCGACGCTGCTGGCGAAGAACTATTTCGCCGTCGGGCAAAGTGTCGCCGACAACGAAACACTTCGTGGCATTGACTATCCTTACGTGTATTCCGCGCCCAGCAACACGGGGGTTGATTCCTCGCTCGACTTGAACAAGGACGGGCAGCTGCAAACCGCCAATGACGCGTTTGGTTATGGGATTTACCCCGGCCAATACGCGATGACGATCTATAGCCGATTCCCGATTCAGGATGATCAACGACGCACTTTCCAAACCTTGAAGTGGAGTGCGATGCCCGGAGCGATTCGGCCCAGCAGCGAAGGTGCTAGCTATTACCGCGATTCGACATGGCGTCAACTTCGCCTGAGCAGCAAAAACCACTTGGATGTGCCTGTGCAGGTCGGAAAGCAGACCATTCATGTGTTAGCAAGTCATCCTACGCCTCCGGTCTTTGACGGCCCAGAAGACCGCAACGGTGCACGCAATCATGACGAAGTGATGTTCTGGGTCCATTACATCGATGCCAAATCTCAGGATGCCGACTCGACTTGGATCGTGGACGACCTTGGGAACGTCGGCGGATTGTCGTCGACCGAGCCATTCGTCGTGATGGGCGATCTAAATGCCGACCCGGTCGATGGTAATAGTCGCCGTGAAGCAATCCGGCAACTGATCAGCCACCCGCGTGTCAACGATGTCGAACCGAAGGCGACCGAGGAAGCGATTTCCACTCGCCGCTCGCGTTATCGTGGGCGCGGCGACCTCGCTACGAAGACTGCCGATTGGGGGCGAAATTTGATGCGAGTCGACTATGTGCTACCCAGTGTTCATTTAAACGTGGTCGGCAGCGGGGTCTTTTGGCCGGGAGATGATGACCCTCGCGAGAAATGGATTCGAGCGAGCGATCATCGTTTAGTTTGGATCGAGGTTCAACTGCCTTGA
- a CDS encoding replication-associated recombination protein A, with amino-acid sequence MSDTPSLFEAEESTHLDSAKPLAARMRPKTLQEYVGQQHILGPGKLLRRMVDAGKLGSIILSGPPGTGKTTLANLLASETGSRFRPLSAVTGGVKDVREALAWAKDLVASGEPAPVLFIDEIHRFSKSQQDALLPDVEEGIVSLIGATTSNPYFAVNGALISRSHVFLLQTLDAEEIEVVLRRAIGDRTRGLARMQPAISDDAIRLLADVCEGDARRALTSLEIAVASSPDTPPVVTEDSAAESIGKRVAGYDGTGDDHYDLISAMIKSIRGSDADAALYWLARMLEGGEDIRFLCRRLVILASEDIGNADPHALPLAVSCMQGCEFVGLPESQLMLSQTVSYLSLAPKSNASTVAINRARRDVRDNKLIAVPQHLMDSHSTSAAKQGRGDGYIYSHECPDGIAAQDYLGTSRTYYEPVERGFERDLQKRKEWIRKRLSGDA; translated from the coding sequence ATGTCAGACACTCCGTCCCTATTCGAAGCCGAAGAGTCAACACATCTGGATTCTGCTAAACCGCTGGCCGCGCGAATGCGACCAAAGACGTTGCAAGAATACGTCGGGCAGCAACATATCCTAGGGCCTGGGAAACTGTTGCGGCGAATGGTCGATGCCGGCAAGCTGGGGTCGATCATCTTGTCCGGGCCGCCGGGGACCGGGAAAACCACTTTGGCAAATCTTTTGGCATCGGAAACCGGCAGCCGGTTTCGGCCACTGAGTGCCGTTACCGGTGGGGTGAAAGACGTCCGCGAAGCCTTGGCGTGGGCGAAAGACTTGGTCGCCAGCGGTGAACCGGCGCCGGTCTTGTTCATCGACGAGATTCATCGTTTCAGCAAAAGTCAACAAGACGCATTGCTACCCGACGTCGAAGAGGGAATCGTGTCGTTGATCGGTGCGACGACCAGCAATCCGTACTTTGCGGTCAACGGGGCATTGATCAGCCGCAGTCATGTGTTTTTGCTACAAACCTTGGATGCCGAAGAGATCGAAGTTGTCTTGCGACGGGCGATCGGTGATCGCACTCGCGGTCTCGCCCGCATGCAACCAGCAATCAGCGACGACGCGATTCGTTTGCTTGCCGATGTTTGCGAAGGCGACGCACGGCGAGCCCTGACGTCCTTGGAAATTGCGGTCGCCAGTAGCCCTGATACCCCGCCAGTGGTCACCGAAGATTCGGCCGCCGAATCAATCGGTAAGCGAGTCGCCGGGTACGATGGAACCGGGGATGATCACTATGACCTGATCAGTGCAATGATCAAAAGTATTCGTGGTAGCGATGCCGATGCGGCACTGTATTGGTTGGCGCGAATGCTTGAAGGCGGCGAAGACATTCGTTTTCTATGTCGTCGGTTGGTTATCCTGGCCAGCGAAGATATCGGCAATGCCGACCCGCATGCACTGCCATTGGCCGTTTCCTGCATGCAGGGTTGTGAGTTTGTCGGGCTTCCCGAAAGCCAACTGATGTTGTCACAAACGGTCTCGTATTTGTCGCTCGCCCCGAAAAGCAATGCGTCAACGGTGGCAATCAATCGAGCTCGTCGCGATGTCCGCGACAACAAACTGATTGCCGTACCGCAGCACTTGATGGATTCGCACTCAACGTCGGCGGCAAAGCAGGGACGCGGCGACGGGTACATTTATAGTCATGAGTGCCCTGATGGGATTGCCGCACAAGACTACCTCGGAACCAGCCGAACATACTATGAGCCGGTCGAACGCGGGTTTGAACGGGACTTGCAAAAGCGAAAAGAGTGGATCCGAAAACGGCTTAGCGGCGACGCTTGA
- a CDS encoding DUF1499 domain-containing protein encodes MIGWIALAITATILAAIAWRVDDWSRDWTENTAQLSDDASQPELRPVRWDGSAEQAESRICSWVETKRNWQVIGPQDQDAIPDSQPTSDDQQSEKNRTLHLTRSTSVFRFVDDLFVTIIPNPNGNGCRIEATSESRLGKGDLGQNPRNLIELTKGITPPLK; translated from the coding sequence ATGATCGGATGGATCGCGTTGGCAATCACCGCAACCATTTTGGCGGCGATCGCCTGGCGTGTCGATGATTGGAGTCGCGACTGGACCGAAAACACGGCCCAATTAAGCGACGACGCAAGCCAACCCGAACTTCGCCCGGTGCGATGGGATGGATCGGCCGAACAGGCGGAGTCGAGAATTTGTTCATGGGTGGAAACCAAACGCAACTGGCAAGTGATCGGGCCCCAAGATCAAGACGCAATCCCCGATTCCCAGCCGACGTCCGACGACCAGCAATCCGAGAAAAATCGGACGCTGCATCTGACCCGTAGCACATCCGTATTTCGCTTCGTCGACGATCTGTTTGTAACAATCATTCCGAATCCCAATGGCAACGGCTGCCGAATCGAAGCGACCAGCGAATCGCGATTAGGGAAAGGCGATCTCGGGCAAAACCCGCGGAACCTGATCGAACTAACGAAGGGAATCACGCCCCCTCTCAAGTAA